One Solibacillus isronensis DNA segment encodes these proteins:
- a CDS encoding gluconate:H+ symporter yields the protein MDFIVDYLPIIWVALGVGLLLYLNIVVKLNSVLALLIVAILVGILNGLSLTDVVTSVKTGFGSTLGSLAIIIGMGAVLGKLMVDSGAAQRVASTLLKKFGAKNVEWAILIVGAIFGISVFYEVAFIILAPLVISIAIEAKMPYLRLGITMVAAATMAHSIFPPQPGPTALVEAYGADMGMVYLLGIVVAVPAIIAAGIILPRVLKNLDLPIPPLLKKSEEVNLDEAPGFGISLLIPLLPAIIITGATIYNMIFDKESAVGQFINFLGSAEISMILAVLIAIYVFGIRLGRTMKEVMNSFSGAIEGIAMIIFIVGSGGAFKQIILDTGIGDLIAGVMQNTSINPLIMAWLITAVIRIATGTGVVSAITAAGIVGPLIHTFDVNPVLMVLATAAGSNTITHVNDASFWLFKEYFNLSIKDTFKTWGLLLFTTSIVGLSVVLILDIFI from the coding sequence ATGGATTTCATAGTAGACTATTTACCGATCATCTGGGTCGCACTTGGTGTCGGTTTATTATTATATTTAAACATCGTTGTAAAATTAAATAGTGTATTAGCCTTACTTATTGTTGCAATTCTTGTTGGGATTTTAAATGGTTTATCTTTAACGGATGTTGTGACATCTGTTAAAACAGGCTTTGGGAGCACACTTGGTAGTTTAGCGATTATTATCGGTATGGGTGCAGTTCTCGGGAAGTTAATGGTTGATTCAGGGGCTGCCCAACGAGTTGCCTCGACATTGCTCAAAAAATTCGGAGCAAAAAATGTAGAATGGGCGATTTTAATTGTCGGTGCAATTTTCGGTATTTCTGTATTCTATGAAGTGGCGTTTATTATTTTGGCACCATTAGTTATTTCAATTGCAATTGAAGCGAAAATGCCTTATTTGCGCTTAGGAATTACAATGGTTGCAGCTGCTACGATGGCGCATAGTATATTCCCGCCACAGCCAGGTCCGACTGCACTTGTAGAAGCATATGGTGCGGATATGGGTATGGTGTATCTGCTGGGGATTGTTGTAGCGGTACCGGCAATTATAGCAGCGGGGATTATTCTTCCGCGTGTTTTAAAGAATTTGGATTTGCCAATACCTCCATTATTGAAAAAATCCGAAGAAGTAAATCTGGATGAAGCACCAGGTTTTGGAATTAGTTTATTAATTCCGTTATTACCGGCGATTATTATTACAGGTGCTACGATTTACAATATGATTTTCGATAAAGAATCGGCTGTCGGCCAATTTATTAACTTTTTAGGTAGTGCTGAAATTAGTATGATTTTGGCAGTACTGATAGCGATTTATGTATTCGGTATCCGTCTTGGCCGTACGATGAAGGAAGTAATGAATTCGTTCTCGGGTGCGATAGAAGGTATTGCAATGATTATCTTTATCGTCGGATCTGGTGGTGCATTTAAACAGATCATTTTAGATACAGGCATCGGTGATCTTATTGCAGGCGTGATGCAAAACACGTCCATTAACCCATTAATTATGGCTTGGCTGATTACAGCGGTTATCCGTATTGCTACGGGTACAGGGGTTGTGTCGGCGATTACAGCAGCAGGTATTGTAGGACCGTTAATCCATACATTTGATGTCAATCCGGTACTGATGGTTTTGGCAACAGCGGCGGGCAGTAATACAATTACCCATGTTAACGATGCATCTTTCTGGCTGTTTAAAGAGTACTTCAACTTATCGATTAAAGATACATTTAAAACATGGGGTCTTCTACTATTCACGACATCGATTGTCGGTCTTAGCGTAGTATTAATTCTGGATATATTTATTTGA
- a CDS encoding LacI family DNA-binding transcriptional regulator: MKNITISDVAKHAGVSKSTVSQYLNGRYEYMSEHTRKKVEYSIRELNYRPNIIARSLSQKSTFTVGIIVANILHSFSTHIIRAIELNFNKHGFHTIVCNADDEPEKERQYIEMLMAKQVDGIIIFPTGDNLDLYEQMKKKQYPIVFMDRTIEGLGIPSILLENEQAAEMAVKALTDNGHSRIAMLTAPVTRNITPRLERIEGYKKALVSRGIQVKDEYIHSVEVEEMKVSLRNMFKLDQRPEAIIAGSDRVLVEILNFAKENQLVIPKDLAVIGIDDVSFANLFTPQLTTISQPTKQMANKAVELLLQQIKGDKKLSDYKTIRFGGQLNMRQSH, from the coding sequence TTGAAAAATATCACGATTTCCGATGTCGCAAAGCATGCGGGAGTTTCTAAAAGTACCGTTTCGCAATACTTGAATGGCCGCTATGAATATATGAGCGAGCATACCCGAAAAAAAGTGGAATATTCCATTCGCGAGCTTAATTACCGACCAAATATTATTGCTCGCAGTTTGTCGCAAAAATCCACTTTCACTGTAGGAATTATTGTCGCGAACATTCTACATTCATTTTCCACTCATATTATTCGAGCAATTGAACTGAATTTTAATAAACACGGCTTTCATACAATCGTATGCAATGCGGATGATGAACCTGAGAAAGAACGGCAGTACATTGAAATGCTCATGGCAAAACAGGTGGATGGGATAATTATTTTCCCGACTGGAGATAATCTGGATTTGTATGAGCAAATGAAAAAGAAACAGTATCCGATTGTTTTCATGGACCGTACGATAGAGGGGTTGGGAATTCCCTCTATTTTACTGGAAAACGAACAAGCGGCAGAAATGGCGGTAAAGGCATTGACCGACAACGGGCATAGCCGGATTGCCATGCTGACCGCACCGGTAACACGTAACATTACACCACGGCTGGAGCGAATTGAAGGTTATAAAAAAGCTTTAGTGAGTAGAGGCATACAAGTAAAAGATGAATATATACATAGTGTCGAAGTCGAAGAAATGAAAGTGTCTCTTCGTAATATGTTTAAACTGGATCAACGGCCGGAAGCGATCATCGCAGGCAGTGACCGTGTATTAGTCGAAATCTTAAACTTTGCAAAAGAGAATCAACTTGTCATTCCGAAAGATTTAGCGGTTATCGGTATTGACGATGTATCATTTGCAAACTTGTTTACACCCCAACTTACGACCATTTCACAGCCGACAAAACAAATGGCGAATAAAGCTGTGGAGTTGTTATTACAGCAAATCAAAGGGGATAAAAAGCTGTCTGACTACAAAACAATCCGCTTTGGTGGCCAACTTAATATGCGTCAAAGTCATTAA
- a CDS encoding SDR family oxidoreductase, protein MIPIHENLANKVAVITGGSGVLCSKMAIELARHHVKVAIVGRTESKVEAVKEEIVAAGGTAVAITADVLNKDSLLAAKEQILEHFGRIDFLINGAGGNHPDAITEKEYYEENSTGLSFFDLQENGFSDVFSLNFTGTFLACQVFGEALLQAENPAIINISSMSAYTPLTKIPAYSAAKAAINNFTSWMAVHFAETGLRVNAIAPGFFITQQNKDLLVDAEGEYTARSKKIIEATPMKKFGEPDQLLGALLFLLDSSYSSFITGTTIAVDGGFNAYSGV, encoded by the coding sequence ATGATTCCAATACACGAAAATTTAGCAAATAAAGTAGCAGTAATTACAGGCGGCAGTGGTGTTCTATGTTCAAAAATGGCAATAGAATTGGCACGCCATCATGTAAAGGTGGCAATTGTCGGTCGTACTGAGTCTAAGGTTGAAGCAGTTAAAGAAGAGATCGTTGCAGCAGGCGGAACAGCTGTGGCCATCACAGCTGATGTACTTAACAAAGATTCTTTACTTGCAGCAAAAGAACAAATTCTTGAGCATTTTGGCCGTATTGATTTTTTAATTAACGGTGCAGGCGGAAACCATCCAGATGCGATTACAGAAAAAGAGTATTATGAGGAAAATTCTACAGGTCTTTCATTTTTTGACCTTCAGGAAAATGGTTTTTCAGATGTATTTTCTTTAAATTTCACAGGGACATTCCTGGCGTGCCAAGTGTTTGGAGAGGCACTTCTACAAGCTGAAAATCCAGCCATCATCAATATTTCATCGATGAGCGCATACACACCATTAACGAAAATTCCTGCGTACAGTGCAGCAAAAGCGGCAATTAACAACTTTACAAGCTGGATGGCTGTTCACTTTGCTGAAACAGGCTTACGTGTAAATGCAATTGCACCAGGATTTTTCATTACTCAGCAAAATAAAGATCTGCTCGTTGACGCAGAAGGAGAGTATACAGCACGTTCGAAAAAAATAATTGAAGCAACTCCGATGAAAAAATTTGGTGAGCCAGATCAGTTATTAGGGGCGCTCCTATTTTTACTGGACTCTTCTTATTCATCATTTATTACGGGAACAACAATTGCAGTAGATGGTGGCTTTAACGCATATTCGGGGGTGTGA
- the uxuA gene encoding mannonate dehydratase: protein MNITFRWYGRGNDTVTLDHIRQIPNVKGIVWALHQKAAGELWTKEEIKEEAEYIQSKGFHIDVVESVNVHEDIKLGLGNRDLYIENYKQTIRNLAEVGVKVICYNFMPIFDWTRTDMFHPLEDGSTALYFDKEKVQSLDPQQLVKTVSEASDLTLPGWEPERMARIAELFEAYKEVDEQKLWDNLRYFLDAIIPVAEEVGIRMAIHPDDPPYSIFGLPRIITGAASYEKLIDINDSLANSFTFCSGSMGASPENDMVAIAEKYAYRSPFAHIRNVKIDENGSFAETSHFTSDGSINIKGIVKALHDQNYTGYVRPDHGRHLWGEVCRPGYGLYDRALGIMYLNGLWDAYSEQTGGK from the coding sequence ATGAATATTACATTTCGATGGTACGGAAGAGGAAATGATACAGTGACGCTCGACCATATCCGCCAGATTCCGAATGTTAAAGGAATTGTTTGGGCATTGCATCAAAAGGCAGCAGGCGAGCTTTGGACGAAAGAAGAGATTAAAGAAGAAGCGGAGTATATACAGTCAAAAGGTTTCCATATTGATGTTGTTGAAAGTGTCAACGTTCATGAAGATATTAAGCTCGGTCTTGGTAACCGCGATTTATATATTGAAAATTATAAACAGACAATACGGAACTTGGCGGAAGTAGGCGTTAAAGTAATTTGTTATAATTTTATGCCGATTTTCGACTGGACGCGGACAGATATGTTCCACCCGCTTGAGGATGGGTCGACAGCACTTTACTTCGATAAAGAAAAAGTACAAAGTCTTGACCCGCAGCAGCTTGTGAAAACGGTTAGTGAAGCTTCTGATTTAACATTGCCAGGTTGGGAGCCTGAACGTATGGCCCGTATCGCGGAACTTTTCGAAGCTTACAAAGAAGTGGATGAGCAAAAGCTATGGGACAACTTACGCTACTTTTTAGATGCTATTATCCCAGTTGCTGAAGAGGTTGGGATACGTATGGCCATCCATCCGGATGATCCTCCGTACTCAATTTTTGGCTTACCGCGCATCATTACAGGAGCTGCAAGCTATGAAAAATTAATCGATATCAATGATTCTTTAGCCAACAGTTTTACATTCTGCTCTGGATCGATGGGTGCATCACCTGAAAACGACATGGTTGCGATTGCTGAAAAATATGCATACCGTTCACCGTTTGCCCATATTCGTAACGTTAAAATCGACGAAAACGGCAGCTTTGCAGAAACTTCTCATTTTACATCAGATGGTTCAATTAATATTAAAGGAATCGTAAAAGCTTTGCATGATCAAAATTATACAGGCTATGTACGTCCGGATCATGGCCGTCACTTATGGGGAGAAGTTTGTCGCCCTGGCTACGGTTTATATGATCGTGCACTCGGTATTATGTATTTAAATGGTTTATGGGATGCTTACAGCGAACAAACAGGAGGCAAATAA
- a CDS encoding bifunctional 2-keto-4-hydroxyglutarate aldolase/2-keto-3-deoxy-6-phosphogluconate aldolase: MVKAETLAAITSSKVVAVIRGSSAEEAIALSNAAIEGGIHLIELTYTTPNTQQVLEAFRNSDAVVGAGTVLDAETARHAILNGARFVVGPQFSKEVAKVCNRYAIPYFPGCMTIQEMVSALEYGCDVIKLFPANNFKPSFIKSVKGPLPHVQIMPTGGINTDNIGEWLDAGAIAVGIGSDLNKAYATGGHAAVVEASKKYVDAAKQGEV, translated from the coding sequence ATGGTAAAGGCTGAAACATTAGCAGCGATAACAAGTTCGAAAGTAGTAGCAGTGATTCGAGGAAGTTCAGCAGAAGAAGCAATCGCTCTTTCGAATGCAGCGATTGAAGGAGGCATTCATTTAATCGAGCTCACTTACACAACGCCAAATACACAGCAAGTACTGGAAGCATTCCGCAATTCCGATGCAGTAGTAGGTGCTGGTACGGTACTTGATGCAGAAACAGCACGTCATGCGATTTTGAATGGAGCAAGATTTGTTGTAGGCCCACAGTTCAGCAAAGAAGTAGCAAAAGTATGCAATCGTTATGCTATTCCATATTTCCCGGGTTGTATGACGATTCAGGAAATGGTATCGGCACTTGAGTATGGCTGTGATGTGATTAAATTATTCCCTGCAAATAACTTTAAACCTTCGTTCATCAAATCAGTTAAAGGTCCATTACCGCATGTACAAATTATGCCGACTGGTGGCATAAATACTGACAATATCGGTGAATGGCTTGATGCGGGAGCAATCGCAGTAGGTATCGGCAGTGATTTAAATAAAGCTTATGCAACAGGCGGACATGCAGCAGTAGTAGAAGCGAGCAAAAAATATGTAGACGCAGCAAAACAAGGGGAGGTGTAA
- a CDS encoding sugar kinase, with the protein MTTNPTVFTLGDALVTFNPSETGPLRYVQGFAKKAGGAELNFAIGCARLGLQSKWMSRLGNDEFGKGIYKFARGEGIDVSDVQFVDGYPTSLNFKEIREDGSGKTFYYRHQSPVLTIEPEHITEELLNGVSIVHLTGVFLAIAPKNLQIVLAVLKKAKEKNIKISFDPNIRLKLWTIEEARKAYEQIFPYVDILLAGLEEMELIQHEVSKPGLEAFAEQYGIKQLVIKDGANGAKLYSENVWHEKEAFKITPVDTVGAGDGFDAGYIYATLHNYSPIESLTFANAVGALVTTVKGDNEGLPELQEVLDFMNNIKTIER; encoded by the coding sequence TTGACTACAAATCCAACTGTTTTTACATTAGGAGATGCATTAGTTACGTTTAACCCATCCGAAACAGGACCGCTTCGTTATGTGCAAGGCTTTGCTAAGAAAGCGGGTGGGGCAGAGTTAAACTTTGCTATTGGTTGTGCCCGACTTGGATTGCAGTCGAAATGGATGAGTCGCCTAGGTAATGATGAATTCGGTAAGGGGATATACAAGTTTGCTCGCGGAGAAGGCATTGATGTATCGGACGTTCAGTTTGTTGATGGATATCCCACATCACTGAATTTTAAAGAAATACGTGAAGACGGATCTGGAAAAACCTTCTATTACCGTCATCAATCGCCTGTATTAACAATCGAGCCAGAACATATTACGGAAGAATTATTGAATGGCGTGTCAATCGTCCATTTAACAGGCGTATTTTTGGCAATCGCACCAAAAAATCTGCAAATTGTACTAGCTGTTCTGAAAAAGGCGAAGGAAAAAAATATAAAGATATCGTTCGATCCGAATATACGACTAAAACTATGGACGATTGAAGAAGCTCGTAAAGCGTATGAGCAAATTTTCCCTTATGTAGATATTTTACTTGCAGGACTGGAGGAAATGGAGCTTATTCAACATGAGGTAAGCAAACCTGGACTGGAAGCTTTCGCCGAGCAATATGGGATCAAACAGCTTGTTATTAAAGACGGTGCAAACGGGGCAAAGCTTTATTCAGAAAATGTTTGGCACGAAAAAGAAGCTTTCAAGATTACACCAGTTGATACGGTAGGTGCCGGAGACGGGTTTGATGCAGGATATATATATGCGACACTTCACAATTATTCACCGATAGAGAGTCTTACTTTTGCTAATGCGGTAGGCGCATTAGTAACGACTGTAAAAGGTGATAATGAGGGGTTGCCGGAACTACAGGAAGTACTCGACTTTATGAACAATATTAAAACAATTGAACGTTAA
- a CDS encoding patatin-like phospholipase family protein, with protein sequence MIVDGVFSGGGIKGFAYVGAIQALEEKGVKFERVAGTSAGAILATFIAAGFNTKELEEIFDELNLKVLLDPPKFIIELPFLKWLNLYKRMGLYRGKSLENWFLEKLATKGIYTFGDLPKGILKLVASDLTNGKILVLPDDLHHYNIDPKSFPVSRALRMSCGLPFFFEPVYLKNGKRESVIVDGGVLSNFPMWIYDNGNKERPVLGMKLSSSSEDKKPHDINNGIQLFEALFSTMQNAHDNRYISRRHEKNIIFIPVEEYSATQFDLDEATKNKLMGIGKERTIQFLKTWSPVW encoded by the coding sequence ATGATTGTAGATGGGGTTTTTTCAGGCGGCGGTATTAAAGGCTTTGCATATGTAGGGGCCATTCAGGCGCTCGAAGAAAAGGGTGTGAAGTTCGAACGTGTAGCCGGTACAAGTGCCGGAGCCATATTGGCAACTTTTATCGCTGCGGGATTTAATACAAAGGAACTTGAAGAAATTTTTGATGAACTAAATTTAAAGGTTTTACTCGATCCCCCGAAATTCATAATCGAGTTACCGTTTTTAAAATGGCTTAATTTATATAAAAGAATGGGCTTGTATCGTGGTAAATCCTTGGAAAACTGGTTTCTCGAAAAACTTGCGACAAAAGGCATCTACACATTCGGAGATTTACCAAAGGGCATTTTAAAACTAGTAGCATCCGATTTAACAAACGGCAAGATTCTTGTTCTCCCGGATGATTTGCATCACTATAATATAGATCCCAAAAGTTTTCCGGTCTCCCGCGCTTTACGCATGAGTTGCGGTCTTCCATTCTTCTTTGAGCCTGTCTATTTAAAAAATGGGAAAAGGGAATCTGTTATTGTAGATGGTGGCGTTTTGAGTAACTTTCCAATGTGGATTTACGATAATGGAAATAAAGAGCGGCCGGTTCTTGGTATGAAACTCAGTAGTTCAAGCGAGGATAAGAAACCTCATGATATTAATAATGGAATTCAACTATTTGAAGCGTTATTTAGTACGATGCAAAATGCTCATGATAATCGGTATATTTCTCGAAGACACGAGAAGAATATTATCTTTATTCCGGTTGAAGAATATAGTGCAACCCAATTTGATTTAGATGAAGCAACAAAAAATAAATTAATGGGTATCGGAAAAGAGCGGACAATTCAATTTTTAAAAACCTGGTCTCCAGTTTGGTAA
- a CDS encoding alkaline phosphatase family protein: protein MKRKLIVAAISVAVICASFLLALSISPLKKLEGQIMKNPNKPVVLIVVDSLMNEPLQKVIKEGDAPALEYLMNNGQLHQEMISSYPTMSVTIDSTLLTGTYPDQHQVPGLIWFKEDENRMISYGSGIGEIWSNGVKNVALDSVVHLNSSHLSKEVHTIHEELAHRNLSSASINGLLYRGNFQHRLNIPKLITVADLLPKNIDVNGPAIFSLGTLSQYNSENNRYKFVWNRLGVNNQFTANELNYLIDQKMLPPFTLAYLPDADASIHKHGPEDLKGIQKADQAVQNILNRFPSWEEAIKEVTWIILGDSGQSIVTDDKETALIDLNQLLKDYTFWERKNPNAQLAVAVNERMSYIYLTDPQVELSEIVNALKEDERIGFIAWKSGQTNYVVSPHSDGKLEFSPDGKYVDDYDQSWRIAGDASILNLKMTKEQHIVYQEYPDALARLHGALHSQEGRVIIVDAKPSYEFIEKHSHDHAGGGAHGSLHKVDSVVPIIVTGASELPESNRLVDLKKWILQLLGES from the coding sequence ATGAAACGAAAATTAATAGTTGCAGCAATCTCTGTTGCTGTTATCTGTGCTAGTTTTTTATTAGCGCTTTCAATTTCCCCATTAAAAAAACTGGAAGGTCAAATAATGAAAAACCCGAATAAACCTGTAGTTCTCATTGTCGTAGATTCCTTAATGAATGAACCATTACAAAAAGTGATAAAAGAAGGTGATGCACCTGCTTTAGAATATTTAATGAACAACGGACAGCTGCATCAGGAAATGATTAGCTCTTATCCGACGATGTCAGTCACAATTGACAGTACGTTACTAACGGGTACATATCCAGATCAGCATCAAGTGCCGGGATTAATCTGGTTTAAAGAAGATGAAAATCGAATGATTAGCTACGGCAGCGGAATCGGCGAAATCTGGAGTAATGGAGTTAAAAATGTTGCTCTTGATAGTGTTGTCCATTTGAATAGCAGCCATTTAAGTAAAGAAGTGCATACAATCCATGAAGAGCTGGCTCATCGGAATCTTTCTTCAGCTTCGATCAACGGTCTATTATATCGTGGAAATTTTCAACATCGCCTAAATATACCTAAATTAATTACGGTAGCAGATCTTTTGCCGAAAAATATTGATGTTAATGGTCCTGCAATATTTTCACTTGGAACGTTATCTCAATATAATTCAGAAAATAATCGTTATAAATTTGTATGGAATCGTTTAGGTGTCAATAACCAATTTACTGCGAATGAACTGAATTACTTGATTGACCAAAAAATGTTACCGCCCTTTACACTTGCCTATTTACCGGATGCAGATGCTTCTATACACAAACATGGGCCTGAAGATTTAAAGGGAATACAGAAAGCGGATCAAGCAGTACAAAACATTCTAAATCGCTTTCCATCATGGGAAGAGGCTATAAAAGAAGTAACTTGGATTATACTGGGCGATAGTGGTCAATCGATTGTAACTGATGATAAAGAAACGGCATTAATTGATTTAAATCAGTTATTGAAGGATTATACTTTTTGGGAAAGGAAAAATCCGAATGCCCAACTTGCCGTCGCTGTTAACGAGCGTATGTCATACATTTACTTAACTGACCCCCAAGTTGAGCTATCCGAAATCGTAAATGCTTTAAAAGAGGATGAGCGAATTGGCTTTATCGCATGGAAGAGTGGACAAACAAACTATGTCGTTAGCCCACATAGTGATGGAAAGTTAGAATTCTCACCAGATGGTAAGTACGTAGATGATTATGATCAATCATGGCGAATTGCTGGAGATGCCTCAATTCTGAATTTAAAAATGACGAAAGAACAGCATATTGTATATCAGGAGTATCCAGATGCACTTGCAAGGCTGCATGGAGCGCTTCATTCACAGGAAGGTAGAGTTATTATCGTGGATGCTAAACCATCTTATGAATTTATTGAAAAGCATAGCCATGATCATGCAGGTGGTGGCGCGCATGGCTCACTTCATAAAGTGGATTCGGTTGTTCCGATTATTGTGACTGGAGCAAGTGAATTACCTGAATCTAATCGATTAGTTGATTTGAAAAAGTGGATACTTCAATTACTGGGTGAATCATAA
- a CDS encoding MFS transporter — translation MNKTKVKLWTNQYLIIILLSLIMFVSFYMITAGFPIYVATISENPAIAGIMTTTLMTASLITRFFASIIIQKINMKLLLIISLLYFIGTIALTFVNDSIGFLIVIRALQGIGFCMLTNLVFTISSTIVPKSRLGEGIVFFAMSTSLGTTIGPLIAISYLANFSFQSMMVLTLGLMAFSFVCSLFTKNTKAEKEHPKEKNKEPFYKYMFDKRVLLPSILVAFNYMTIAGIVNFMGAFGKEINVGASISQFFIAQGITMVIIRSFSGKIFDKFGHRILIIPAAVSGAVGLVVLGFSTNMIMVLLSGVLFGIAFAILHPIIQAWALTLVPPEKKATANSMLLIFIDSGLAIGSVGLGFIASIVGYGMTFSFSAVLMILILIIYLIGSKKMTVYNDN, via the coding sequence ATGAATAAAACAAAAGTCAAACTATGGACAAACCAATACTTAATAATTATTTTACTGTCTTTAATAATGTTCGTTTCTTTTTATATGATTACAGCAGGTTTTCCAATTTATGTAGCCACGATTAGTGAGAACCCTGCAATTGCAGGAATTATGACGACAACTTTAATGACTGCATCCCTGATTACACGCTTCTTCGCTAGTATAATTATCCAAAAAATTAATATGAAATTGCTGCTGATTATTTCTTTGCTTTATTTTATAGGAACAATCGCCCTCACTTTCGTCAATGATTCAATCGGATTTTTAATCGTCATTAGAGCTCTTCAAGGGATTGGATTTTGCATGCTTACAAATTTGGTGTTTACAATTTCCAGTACTATTGTGCCAAAGTCCCGCTTAGGTGAAGGCATTGTTTTCTTTGCAATGTCTACGAGCCTTGGGACAACTATTGGGCCTCTTATTGCTATTTCCTATTTAGCAAATTTTTCATTCCAGTCTATGATGGTACTAACATTAGGTCTTATGGCATTTTCATTTGTGTGCAGTCTATTTACAAAAAATACGAAAGCTGAAAAGGAACATCCAAAGGAGAAAAATAAAGAGCCGTTCTATAAATATATGTTCGATAAACGTGTTCTTCTTCCGTCTATTTTAGTAGCATTCAATTATATGACGATTGCAGGGATTGTGAACTTTATGGGGGCATTTGGGAAAGAAATTAATGTAGGGGCAAGCATATCACAGTTTTTTATTGCTCAAGGAATTACAATGGTGATCATCCGTTCTTTCTCTGGTAAGATTTTCGATAAGTTCGGGCATAGAATTCTCATTATTCCGGCTGCAGTTTCAGGTGCTGTCGGGTTGGTCGTATTAGGCTTTTCAACTAACATGATCATGGTTTTACTGTCAGGTGTACTGTTCGGAATTGCTTTTGCTATTCTTCATCCCATTATTCAAGCTTGGGCATTAACACTTGTTCCACCGGAGAAAAAGGCAACAGCCAATTCGATGCTTCTTATATTTATCGATTCCGGTTTAGCTATTGGTTCAGTAGGATTAGGTTTTATAGCAAGTATAGTTGGCTACGGCATGACCTTCAGTTTTTCTGCGGTACTTATGATTCTTATTTTAATCATCTATTTAATTGGAAGTAAGAAAATGACCGTATATAACGATAATTAA